Proteins co-encoded in one Candida albicans SC5314 chromosome 3, complete sequence genomic window:
- a CDS encoding uncharacterized protein (Protein of unknown function; gene has intron; Spider biofilm induced), whose protein sequence is MSYYQQGPPPPQGGYYHQGPPPQQYYQQPQPMYVQQQPQKSGGGCCSAFCGTCCAILCCCCAEDCAEAIC, encoded by the exons atg TCATATTATCAACAAGGTCCTCCTCCTCCACAAGGTGGTTACTATCATCAAGGTCCTCCACCacaacaatattatcaacaaccacaaccaatGTAcgttcaacaacaaccacaaaaAAGCGGTGGTGGATGTTGTTCAGCCTTTTGTGGTACTTGTTGTGCTATCTTATGTTGTTGCTGTGCTGAAGATTGTGCCGAAGCTATTTGTTaa
- a CDS encoding uncharacterized protein (Has domain(s) with predicted protein kinase binding activity and role in regulation of cyclin-dependent protein serine/threonine kinase activity), with protein MITTTTTTATSQIGDLNEIPNLKPPRETFVDQPKSPEDVNLEELIYDLQNGTKNVNNLHLYHSIFILSKTLQFIVKLQEHPDLYNEFRWQQLNRLGINEDDLIDKDTGNINENNERNANASSTLFQPQPSHMTKDTDFANEMSNIRSNTPSLSPPPLKMAKFHKNSIINDNKYYDELETSIEARIVDDVEVDRDSSIRSPDDISTLNIPSPTNEFESIIDENIDDIKYFSDNNNNENNNNNNNDEPPPYIPIEQLIQSTTITNQTYNDEQINEIYINKLKLEITNQHKNSQKKSESQLESLKIFNLLKTPNISIDQFLNRIKTYSSNISIISYLNTTFLLFKLSIYLNKITLNLNNSFRFLIGSLRCSIKIFEDIYQHQSKFNNVVGINNLPDLLKIELKFVYLINFNFNSNFNCFIIDQFLKLEFIQLCLFMKSNLPDDYNKIVNNIKS; from the coding sequence ATGAttacaactacaacaactacaGCAACATCACAGATTGGtgatttgaatgaaatACCGAACTTGAAACCACCAAGAGAAACATTTGTTGATCAACCGAAAAGTCCGGAGGATGTTAATTTAGAAGAGTTAATTTatgatttacaaaatgGTACCAAAAACGTCAATAACTTGCATTTATACcattcaatatttattttatccAAAACATTAcaatttattgttaaattaCAAGAACATCCTGATTTGTATAATGAATTTAGATggcaacaattgaatagaTTGGGGATCAATGAAGATGATCTTATAGATAAAGACACGGGAAACATTAATGAGAATAACGAAAGGAATGCTAATGCTAGTAGTACGTTATttcaaccacaaccactGCATATGACCAAAGATACTGATTTTGCCAATGAAATGAGTAATATTCGATCAAATACGCCGTCATTATCTCCACCACCATTGAAAATGGCCAAATTTCATAAAAACTCGATCATTAATGATAACAAGTATTATGATGAACTTGAAACATCTATAGAGGCAAGGATTGTTGATGACGTTGAAGTTGATCGAGATAGTTCTATAAGGTCACCAGATGATATCTCAACTCTAAATATACCTTCACCTACAAATGAGtttgaatcaataattgatgaaaatatcGATGacattaaatattttagtgataataataataacgagaacaacaacaacaataataatgatgaaccACCTCCATATATCCCCattgaacaattaattcaatcaacaaccattacaaatcaaacatataatgatgaacaaatcaatgaaatttatatcaataaattaaaattggaaattacCAATCAACATAAAAACTCCCAAAAGAAACTGGAATCACAATTGGAATCACttaaaatattcaatttattgaaaactccaaatatatcaattgatcaatttttaaatcgAATTAAAACTTattcatcaaatatatcgataatttcttatttaaatacaacttttttattatttaaattatcaatttatttaaataaaatcacgttgaatttaaataatagtTTCCGATTTTTAATTGGATCTTTACGTTGttcaatcaaaatttttgaagatatttatcaacatcaatcaaaatttaataatgtCGTTggaataaataatttacccgatttattgaaaattgaattaaaatttgtttatttaataaattttaattttaatagtaatttcaattgttttatcattgatcaatttttaaaattggaattcattcaattatGTTTATTcatgaaatcaaatttacctgatgattataataaaattgtcaataatattaaGTCATag
- a CDS encoding uncharacterized protein (Protein with a predicted role in 60S ribosomal subunit assembly; flow model biofilm induced) has translation MDNSFIFDLPTHLPNETPKEPELASESQNRVPVNIETGKQNQIDHRDEDEEDNNDHEETLPKTNGTIYIQGTNISLQTEEDIEKWIEERKRNWPTNKNIELKRQQKQKQEEEQQQQQKDIKNAKSDNKKRMNEDESSNGPTKKQKSICRFYQLNKKCKFGNKCKNLHEEPTNENPVTLSYNELTHYRKSVNGIPILVPKLYSNRTENTSVKKSSLFKHLVTRDHMTNENEKVIEFIRYLNDQGLIDHDVMK, from the coding sequence ATGGACAACCTGTTTATATTTGACTTACCTACACATTTACCTAATGAGACACCAAAAGAACCAGAGCTTGCTTCTGAGTCCCAAAATAGAGTACCAGTGAATATTGAAACTGGCAAACAGAACCAAATAGACCATCGTGATGAGGATGAGGAAGACAATAATGATCATGAGGAAACACTCCCCAAAACAAACGGAACAATATACATTCAAGGCACAAATATCAGTTTACAAACTGAAGAAGACATAGAGAAATGgattgaagaaagaaaacgAAATTGGCCCACAAATAAGAATATTGAACTCAAAAggcaacaaaaacaaaaacaggaagaagaacaacaacaacaacaaaaggaTATTAAAAATGCCAAATCCgacaacaagaaaagaatgaatgaagatgaatcaTCCAATGGGCCCACTAAGAAACAGAAAAGTATATGTCGATTCTACCAACTTAATAAGAAATGTAAATTCGGTAACAAATGTAAAAATTTACATGAAGAACCAACAAATGAAAACCCGGTGACACTATCTTACAATGAATTGACTCACTATCGGAAATCTGTTAATGGAATCCCAATTTTAGTTCCCAaattatattcaaataGAACTGAAAATACCCTGGTGAAAAAACTGTCGTTATTCAAACATCTTGTGACTAGAGACCATATgacaaatgaaaatgaaaaagtgATAGAGTTTATCAGATATCTAAATGATCAAGGTTTAATAGATCATGATGTTATGAAATAG
- the SLD1 gene encoding Sld1p (Sphingolipid delta-8 desaturase; catalyzes desaturation at C8 in the long-chain base moiety of ceramides in glucosylceramide synthesis, important for virulence; ketoconazole and hypoxia induced; Hap43-repressed; Spider biofilm induced) codes for MDVKRPKKIFTRSQIIDLIADGKVIVIYKNNVLNLTSWIKKHPGGDKAAYHMVGKDATDEMHAYHCDETVDTFTRFKIGEIEGPRWENLLPPIQGGIYAKGGHYGSLNNKNTSNKKTLDSKLDNDSSNSTSDLECLTTTNSCDSDISETEIANYKGIGFVPSVKPVVPQNQLVSKSNMDIVFPIIDEETKKKVIRNPKTLLNNYDNKLSQEDVMSLPALDYDSQQVLRDKYNELHQTIIDYGLYECDLWDYVREVTKIGSLFLYSLSFLKINQLFLSAVFMGMAWHQGTFIAHDAGHIGITHNYQIDNIFGMLIADWFGGLSLGWWKRNHNVHHLITNDPVHDPDIQHLPFFAVSVRLFQNVYSTYYDKILPFDKFSQFLIPLQKYLYYPILCFGRFNLYRLSWTHVLCGQGPRQGKAAWFRYFEFFGLSFFFYWFFYLLVFKTIEGGWNRFNYVMVSHITTMLVHVQITLSHFAMSTADLGVSESFPSRQVRTTMDVDCPEWLDFLHGGLQFQAIHHLFPRLPRHNLRKAQPFVIKFCEEVGLSYSIYGFGEGNEIVISRLADIGKQCSIFLDATKHYEGDLY; via the coding sequence ATGGATGTGAAAAGACCTAAGAAAATCTTTACCAGATcacaaattattgatttaatagCTGATGGGAAAGTCATtgttatatataaaaacaATGTATTAAATTTGACTTCATGGATCAAGAAACATCCAGGTGGAGACAAAGCAGCTTATCATATGGTTGGGAAAGATGCCACTGATGAAATGCATGCTTATCATTGTGATGAAACTGTTGATACTTTTACTCGTTTTAAAATTGGTGAGATAGAAGGACCAAGATGGGAAAATTTGTTACCTCCAATTCAAGGTGGGATCTACGCCAAAGGAGGTCATTATGGGAGCctcaataataaaaatacatCGAACAAGAAAACTTTGGATAGTAAATTAGATAATGATAGTTCAAATTCTACTTCAGATTTAGAATGTTTAACCACAACTAATTCTTGTGATAGTGATATCAGTGAAACAGAAATTGCCAACTACAAAGGTATTGGGTTTGTTCCTCTGGTGAAACCTGTTGTTcctcaaaatcaattagtCAGTAAAAGCAATATGGATATTGTTTTCCctattattgatgaagagacgaaaaagaaagttatTAGAAACCCCAAAACTTTACTAAACAACTAcgataataaattatctcAAGAAGATGTTATGTCATTGCCAGCATTGGATTATGATTCACAACAAGTTTTAAGAgataaatataatgaatTACATCAAActataattgattatggGTTATATGAATGCGATTTATGGGACTATGTAAGAGAAGTCACCAAAATCGGATCCTTGTTTCTTTATTCcttatcatttttaaagattaatcaattatttcttaGTGCAGTCTTCATGGGGATGGCATGGCATCAAGGTACTTTCATAGCTCATGATGCTGGACACATCGGAATCACTcataattatcaaatcGATAATATCTTTGGGATGCTTATAGCTGATTGGTTTGGTGGATTAAGTTTAGGTTGGtggaaaagaaatcatAATGTCCATCATTTAATTACTAATGATCCAGTTCATGATCCAGATATTCAACATTTACCGTTTTTCGCTGTTAGTGTAagattatttcaaaatgttTATTCTACTTATTATGATAAAATTTTACCCTTTGATAAATTTAGTCAATTTTTAATCCCATTAcagaaatatttatattatccGATTTTATGTTTTGGaagatttaatttatatagATTATCTTGGACTCACGTTCTTTGTGGACAAGGACCTAGACAGGGGAAAGCTGCTTGGTTtagatattttgaatttttcgggcttagtttctttttctattggTTTTTTTACTTGTTGGTGTTTAAAACCATTGAAGGTGGTTGGAATAGGTTTAATTATGTTATGGTGAGTCATATAACAACAATGTTGGTCCATGTACAAATTACATTGTCACATTTTGCCATGTCAACAGCTGATTTGGGAGTCAGTGAATCATTCCCTTCAAGACAAGTTAGAACAACTATGGACGTTGATTGTCCTGAATGGTTAGACTTTTTACATGGAGGATTACAATTTCAAGCTATTCATCATTTGTTCCCTAGATTACCACGTCATAACTTAAGAAAGGCACAACCATTCGTCATTAAATTCTGTGAAGAAGTTGGATTAagttattcaatttatggTTTTGGTGAAggtaatgaaattgttatAAGTAGATTGGCAGACATTGGTAAACAATGTTCAATATTCTTAGATGCAACAAAGCACTATGAAGGGGATTTATATTAG
- the SMC3 gene encoding cohesin subunit (Protein similar to S. cerevisiae Smc3p, which is an ATPase involved in sister chromatid cohesion; likely to be essential for growth, based on an insertional mutagenesis strategy), whose product MHIKKIIIQGFKTYKNTTTIDLLSPHCNVVVGRNGSGKSNFFAAIRFVLSDAYTHMSREERQGLIHEGSGTVMSAYVEIIFDNTDGRFPINKPEISIRRTIGLKKDDYSLDGKSATRSDIMNLLESAGFSRSNPYYIVPQGRITSLTNSKNHERLNLLKEVSGANVFENKLKESMKEMNQSNLKRARIDETLVSIEERLKDLQIESADLKDFQKLDKLKKILEFNIFDREYNELNESLEELEEKHQSILQESKQDLIELEKREKLCVELQDSINELKISAKVLKLEKEQSDLDCDQLLKVIAEKEIKLRELSLNNELSKEQNIHINEQIGILQSEINQHKQEISRYKPELNKLQQQESSLKQQLSEISSKQRALYAKQSRFSKFVNKKDRDSWLNTEISKLKRQITDKDQEMRHISNEVKTRESSLEELSESIKKLNDSLNDEEHIKTLANLKTTINDSKQQITQLVDQRKILWRDEIRLKSVHDSLTNDLTNATNIVNQTMDRAQAQGIAAVKQIAQRLNLSDRVYGTVAELFNVNDKYKTAAEVIAGNSLFHIVVDTDVTAATIMEELIRNKAGRVTFVPLNRIDNIEVEYPDSHENQCLPLIKKLKYNEQVYKAINQIFGKTLVVSELSKGGELSRKYKLSCITLDGDRVDTRGVLSGGYRDYKNSRIDALKIQTRKKQELEKTDRELVKVTEEIESTNSQLNKLNNELQLNVRDLDRLSVSKEPIKIELSQLTNKKFNLDQEISSLKSNLQNLQNTKNSIKVNLKQHESELNSEFTQVLTQDEQNELDELSKSAIELESKLDNIVTRSSELDTKISGIESEVINNLQPKLNKYRQEQQKQQQQQLQLQQESSKSSDTKSNLEYEELQQELENLHIQLDTSQSRNSQVVENLTKINEEINNCEQELAQANKQQIKIIKNIEKFSKQTNNLLNQKSIKSQMRDDANQKIRELGVLPEEAFQSEKYDQYSSDQLLSKLNGINQELTKYSHINKKAIEQFNLFNRQKEDLMARRIDLNNSKASIENLITNLQQQKNDAIKKSFNQVAKSFKQIFEKLVPRGTGNLIMQKKNDNNNNVNATDDFNSDNDDDDDIDNYSGVAISVSFNSKNDEQQRIEQLSGGQKSLCAIALIFAIQNCDPAPFYLFDEIDSNLDTQYRISVARLIHQLSRNNEDNNNNEGRSRGAQFICTTFRPELLQLSGDKFYGVTFSNKVSSVNEINKEEAMSFVEGQQQQQQQS is encoded by the coding sequence ATGCATATCAAGaagattattattcaagGGTTCAAGACTTATAAAAACACAACTACTATTGATTTACTTTCTCCTCATTgtaatgttgttgttggtcGTAATGGATCTGGGAAATCGAATTTCTTTGCTGCCATTAGATTTGTATTGAGTGATGCTTATACTCATATGTCACGAGAGGAGAGGCAGGGGCTTATTCATGAAGGATCTGGTACAGTTATGTCAGCATATGTTGAAATCATATTTGATAACACCGATGGTCGTTTCCCAATAAATAAGCCAGAAATCAGTATTAGACGTACCATTGGGttgaaaaaagatgatTATTCATTAGATGGGAAATCAGCTACTCGATCAGATATTATGAATCTTTTAGAAAGTGCTGGGTTTTCTAGATCGAACCCATATTATATTGTACCTCAAGGTAGAATTACCAGTTTAACCAATTCCAAAAATCATGAAcgattgaatttattaaaagaagTCAGTGGTGCCaatgtttttgaaaataaattgaaagaatcaatgaaagaaatgaatcaatcaaatttgaaacgAGCAAGAATTGATGAGACTTTGGTTAGTATTGAAGAAAGATTAAaagatttacaaattgaaagtgctgatttgaaagatttccaaaaattagataaattgaaaaaaattttagagtttaatatttttgacAGGGAGtataatgaattgaatgaatctttggaagaattagaagaaaagcatcaatcaatattacaagaaagtaaacaagatttaattgaattagaaaaaagggaaaaatTATGTGTTGAATTACAAGattcaatcaatgaattgaaaatttctgCCAAAGTCTTGAAATTAGAGAAGGAGCAATCAGATTTGGATTGTGATCAACTATTGAAAGTTATAGCTGAAAAAGAGATTAAATTGAGAGAATTATCATTGAATAATGAGTTATCCAAAGAACAAAACATTCATATTAATGAACAAATTGGTATTCTTCAACTGGAAATAAACCAAcacaaacaagaaatttctCGTTATAAACCagaattgaacaaattacaacaacaagaatcgagtttaaaacaacaattactGGAGATAAGTTCAAAGCAAAGAGCGTTGTATGCTAAACAAAGTAGATTTCTGAAATTTGTGAATAAAAAAGATCGTGATTCTTGGTTGAATACTGAAATATCCAAATTGAAACGACAAATCACTGATAAAGATCAAGAAATGCGTcatatttcaaatgaaGTAAAGACTAGAGAGTCTAGCTTAGAAGAATTGTCtgaatcaataaaaaaattgaatgattcaTTAAATGATGAGGAACATATCAAAACCCTtgccaatttgaaaacaactatcaatgattcaaaacaacaaatcacTCAATTAGTTGATCAAAGAAAGATTTTGTGGCGTGATGAAATTAGGTTGAAAAGTGTTCATGATTCATTGACAAATGATTTGACCAATGCTACTAACATAGTCAACCAAACCATGGATAGAGCACAAGCTCAAGGTATTGCTGCGGTAAAGCAAATAGCTCAAAGATTGAATCTTTCTGACCGTGTCTATGGGACTGTTGCtgaattatttaatgttAATGACAAGTATAAAACAGCAGCAGAAGTCATTGCTGGTAATTCTTTGTttcatattgttgttgatactGATGTTACTGCTGCTACCATAATGGAAGAATTGATCCGTAATAAAGCTGGTAGAGTAACATTTGTTCCCTTGAATcgtattgataatattgaagTTGAATATCCTGATTCTCATGAAAATCAATGTCTTCCATTGattaagaaattgaaatacaATGAACAAGTTTACAAGGccattaatcaaatttttggtAAAACTCTTGTTGTTAGTGAATTACTGAAAGGTGGTGAATTGTCTCgtaaatataaattgagTTGTATTACATTAGATGGTGATAGAGTTGATACTAGAGGGGTTTTATCAGGAGGGTATCGTGATTATAAAAATTCACGTATTGATGCGCTTAAAATCCAgacaagaaagaaacaagaattaGAGAAAACCGATAGAGAATTGGTGAAAGTGACAGAAGAGATTGAATCAACCAATTCgcaattgaataaattgaataatgaattacaattgaatgTTCGAGATTTGGATCGTTTATCTGTTAGTAAAGAGccaattaaaattgaattatctCAATTGACTAAcaagaaattcaatttagatCAAGAAATCTCATCTTTGAAATCTAATTTACAGAATTTACAAAATACCaagaattcaattaaagtaaatttgaaacaacaTGAACTGGAATTGAATAGTGAATTCACACAAGTTTTAACTCAAGACGAACAAAATGAATTAGATGAATTGTCTAAACTGGCTATTGAATTGGAATCTAAATTAGATAATATTGTTACTAGATCATCAGAATTGGATACCAAGATTTCTGGAATCGAAAGTGAagtaattaataatttacaaccaaaattaaacaaatatcgtcaagaacaacaaaagcaacagcaacagcaactacaactacaacaagAAAGTTCAAAAAGTTCTGATACCAAGTCAAATCTAGAATATGAGGAATTGcaacaagaattggaaaatttacATATTCAATTAGATACTAGTCAACTGCGTAATTCACAAGTTGTTGAGAATTTGACCaaaataaatgaagaaatcaataactGTGAACAAGAATTAGCTCAAGCTAATAAGcaacaaattaaaatcattaaaaatattgaaaaattcctGAAACAAACTAATAATcttttgaatcaaaaacTGATTAAATCACAAATGAGAGATGATGctaatcaaaaaattcgAGAATTAGGGGTATTACCTGAAGAAGCATTTCAATCTGAGAAATATGATCAATATAGTTCGGATCAATTACTTTCGAAATTAAATGGTATTAATCAAGAATTGACAAAATATTCtcatataaataaaaaagctattgaacaattcaatttatttaatcgACAAAAGGAGGATTTAATGGCcagaagaattgatttaaataattccaaagcatcaattgaaaatttaattactaatttacaacaacaaaaaaatgatgcaattaaaaaatcatttaatcAAGTTgctaaatcatttaaacaaatatttgaaaaattagtACCTCGAGGTACTGGTAATTTAATCatgcaaaagaaaaatgacaacaacaataatgtCAATGCAACCGATGATTTTAATTCTgacaatgatgatgatgatgatatagATAATTATTCAGGAGTTGCTATATCTGTATCATTTAATTCGAAAAACGATGaacaacaaagaattgaacaattatCAGGTGGTCAAAAATCATTATGTGCCATTGCATTAATCTTTGCTATACAAAATTGTGATCCTGCTCCATTCtatttatttgatgaaattgattcaaatctTGATACTCAATATCGTATTAGTGTTGCTAGattgattcatcaattatcaagaaataatgaagacaacaataataatgaaggAAGAAGTCGAGGGGCACAATTTATCTGTACTACTTTCAGACCtgaattattacaattgaGTGGTGATAAATTTTATGGAGTGACATTTAGTAATAAAGTTAGTTCAGTTAATGAGATCAATAAAGAGGAAGCAATGTCATTTGTTGAAggtcaacaacaacaacagcaacaactgTAG
- a CDS encoding dolichol kinase (Ortholog(s) have dolichol kinase activity, role in dolichyl monophosphate biosynthetic process and endoplasmic reticulum membrane localization), with protein sequence MAGRKRKNESKKPNPTARSTAAIFQDINNLDELESKTKIDNNKSNEETNDEPAGSPEEDIANAGFPFNYLYRVQDHLNENMSVVHAVQCLVSLFFIQMVYLDRVKIIDYSKDEHLPMQVIAVIFFNWVGVFLCTVLGMVKNKSENKVMPDFNYIYSLLLPALLSVLHFNKDWLLVNLSLNYFVIDSMNPIFNLFSSLGFYEVYKDEETTLISTFQFGQYAAIFLVFQYILNYINTEEIDDDSNAKPRTSLKRSEIHLIVLLLINILFNPAFTGGNVLPMKIFQKLIISFIISSFFTFPIISFTPGILVILIFGGIFYGFTIFQLTPILNDNAVNWLYNYVMKDETRVHIISIWVAMSVTIIPMVFYFANYLRLNTRRKIWHGLMVIALCFTPEILFGQIEFTLISLLGTLIVFMVVEGIRYNRLSYIGEFLHKTLSVFQDTKDLQGPLNLSYIYLLAGVTIPIVYDYLVNKDTVTIIRYSGLITLGVGDTFASVIGKKFGTFKWKGSNKSVQGTIAFIVSVLLCTYGADYYLTQNNTNYLPIKNWENTLVTILLAGFLEGTCDINDNYLIPIFFPISYELLNKSYK encoded by the coding sequence ATGGcaggaagaaaaagaaaaaacgaATCTAAGAAACCAAATCCTACTGCAAGATCAACTGCAGCAATCTTTCAGgatataaataatttagatgaattagaatctaaaactaaaatcgacaacaacaagagtAATGAAGAAACCAATGATGAACCTGCAGGCAGTCCTGAAGAAGATATTGCCAATGCTGGTTTCCCATTTAACTATTTGTATCGAGTACAAGATCATTTAAACGAAAATATGTCAGTAGTACATGCTGTTCAATGTTTGGttagtttatttttcatcCAAATGGTATATTTAGATAGAGttaaaatcattgattatTCTAAAGATGAACATTTACCAATGCAAGTAATTGcagttatttttttcaattgggTAGGTGTGTTCCTTTGTACCGTTTTAGGGATGGTTAAGAACAAGAGTGAAAACAAAGTAATGCCAGATTTCAATTACATTTATAGTTTGCTACTTCCAGCATTATTGAGTGTTTTACATTTCAATAAAGATTGGCTTTTAGTTAATCTTTCATTGAACtattttgttattgattcaatgaaccctattttcaatttgttttccAGTTTAGGGTTTTATGAAGTTtataaagatgaagaaactACTTTGATTTCCacttttcaatttggtCAATATGCCGCAATCTTTTTGGTATTCCAATATATATTAAACTATATAAACACAGAAGAAATTGACGACGACAGTAATGCTAAACCAAGAACAAGTTTGAAAAGACTGGAAATTCATTTGATTGTGCTTTTACTTATCAATATCTTATTCAATCCCGCATTTACCGGTGGAAATGTTTTGccaatgaaaatattccaaaaactcattattagttttataatttcaagTTTCTTTACATTCCCAATTATTAGTTTCACTCCGGGGATTCTTgttattttaatttttggCGGTATATTCTACGGATTCACAATCTTCCAATTAACAccaattttaaatgataatgCTGTAAATTGGTTATACAATTATGTCATGAAAGATGAAACAAGAGTTCACATTATCTCAATATGGGTGGCAATGTCAGTGACCATTATCCCAATGGTGTTTTATTTTGCCAATTATTTGAGGCTTAATACTAGAAGAAAGATTTGGCATGGCTTAATGGTAATTGCATTATGTTTCACCCCagaaatattatttggtcaaattgaatttacaTTAATAAGTTTATTAGGAAcattaattgttttcatGGTAGTGGAAGGTATTAGATACAATAGACTTTCTTATATTGGAGAATTCTTACACAAAACTTTATCTGTTTTCCAAGATACAAAAGATTTACAAGGACCTTTGAATTTATCttacatttatttattagcAGGGGTTACTATCCCTATAGTTTACGATTATTTGGTCAATAAAGATACTGTCACTATTATCAGATATAGTGGATTGATTACTTTAGGTGTTGGCGATACATTTGCTTCTGTGATTGGTAAAAAGTTTGGTACGTTCAAATGGAAGGGCAGCAACAAATCAGTACAAGGAACAATTGCTTTTATTGTCAGTGTTCTCCTTTGTACTTATGGTGCTGATTACTATTTGACCCAGAATAATACAAATTATCTTCCAATCAAAAATTGGGAAAATACCTTAGTTACTATACTTTTGGCAGGATTCTTGGAAGGAACTTGTGATATTAATGACAATTATCTCATCCCAATATTTTTCCCTATTTCCTATGAACTATTAAACAAGAGTtacaaataa